Within Alcaligenes sp. SDU_A2, the genomic segment CCGACACCGCAGCCCGGCTGGCTCCTAACGATAGCCAACGCATTCAACGTGCCTTGGAAATTTACCTGTCCAGCGGACGCCCCATGAGCGCATGGCTGCAAGAACAGCGCCCAGCACAGAACGACGGACTGCGCTACATCACCCTGAGCCTGGAACCATCGGACCGACTGCAACTGCACGGACGCATCGCACAGCGCTACCGCAGCATGCTGGAGCAGGGATTGCTGGACGAAGTTCGCCGTCTGTACGCGCGCGGCGACCTGCATGCCGGACTGCCCTCGGTACGCTGTGTCGGATACCGCCAGATATGGGACTACCTGGACGGTGCCATCAGCCTTGAAAATGCCATCGATCAAGCCATTGCCGCCACACGCCAATTAGCCAAACGCCAACTGACCTGGCTGCGCAGCGAACCTGGCCGTCACCACGTGGATTGTCTGGCCTCTGACGCACCGCAGCAAATCGTGGACATTGTGCAACGCTACTGGCCGCGGCCCTGAGTCCTGGCCTGCCTGCCGGGCAGGCACTTTTTCCTATTGCCTGAATACGCCGCGTTTGCACACGCGCTTGAGCAATGACGGGATTCGTGAGACGATTCAAGAGGGAATTCAGTACGTTCATGTAGTGGCGCCAGTAACACGGTGAGGCATCAATGAGCAATGGCAGAACGAGGCCGCTGGATCAAGCGGCGCAGGCTTTGGACAACGCGGCTGCGGCAGCGTTGGCACGCTGGACCGGGTCGCTTTCGCCCGCGGCAGGCCTGCTGGCCTGGACGGACTGGGCCAGCCATCTGGCCAACGCGCCCGGCAAACGCTTGGCGCTGGCCGATCTGGCATGGCGACAAGCAGCCCAGCTGATTCAAAGCCTGACCCTAGGCACCGCTCACGACCATGAACCGGACCACCGCTTCGCTGATCCCGCCTGGCAGCAGTGGCCCTTCAACCTCTACCATCAGCAGTTTGTCTCGGCCCAGCGGTGGTGGGAAGCGGCTACGCGTCAAGTACCGGGTGTTGCGCCGCATCATGCGCAAGTCACCGCGTTTGCCGCCCGCCAGTGGCTGGACATGTTCTCTCCGGGCAATGGCTTATTCAGCAATCCGCTAGTACTGCGCCAGACCCTGAAAGAAGGCGGCCTGAACCTGCTGCGCGGCGCGCAATATGCGCTGGACGACGGACTGCGACAAGTCAGCGGACGCCCGCCGGCCGGGGCCGAACACTTTCGCCCGGGCCACGAAGTTGCCGTCACGCCAGGCCAGGTCGTCTATCGCAACGCCCTGATGGAACTGCTGCAGTACGCGCCCAGCACGCCCACAGTCCATCCGGAGCCTGTTCTAATCGTGCCGGCCTGGATCATGAAGTACTACATTCTGGACCTGTCCGCGCACAACTCCCTGATTGCCTATCTGGTCAGTCAAGGTTTTACCGTCTTTTGCATCTCCTGGAAAAACCCGGGAACCGCCGAACGCAACCTTGGCATGGACGATTATCTGCGCGACGGCATAGGCGCGGCGCTGACCGCCATCCAACACATCGTGCCTAAGCAGAAAATTCACGCCACCGGCTATTGCTTGGGCGGCACATTGCTGGCCATTGCCGCGGCCGCCCTGGCGCGCGACGGCGACACCAGCCTGGCCAGCCTCTCGCTGTTCACGGCTCAGACCGATTTCAGCGAACCTGGCGAGCTTAGCCTGTTCATCGACGACAGCCAGATCCACATGCTGCAGGCCCAAATGGGACGCAAAGGGTATCTTAGCGCCGAGCAAATGGCCGGTGCCTTCCAAATGCTGCGTTCCTACGACTTGCTCTGGTCGCGCCTGGTCAACGAATATCTGCTTGGCCAGCGCCATCCCATGTCGGACCTCATGGCCTGGAACTCCGATGCCACGCGCATGCCGGCACGCATGCACACCGAATATCTGCACCGCCTGTTCCTGAACAACGATCTGGCCCAGAACCGCTATCTGGTCGATGGCCGTCCCCTGACCCTGGGGCAAATACAGATGCCGCTGTTTGTGGTGGGCACGGAAACCGACCATGTCGCACCCTGGCGCTCCGTCTACAAACTGCATTTTCTAAGCCCCGCCGAACTGACTTTCGTGCTGACGCGGGGCGGCCACAACGCCGGTATCGTCAGCGAGCCAGGCCATCCCCGCCGCAACTATCGTATGCAGTGCCGCGCCGCCAACGCCCCCGGCATCCCTGCCGAGCAGTGGCTGGAACAGGCCCCGCAACACGAAGGCTCCTGGTGGCCGGCCTGGACCCAGTGGCTGGCGACCCGTTCCGGTCCGGCCACCGCCCCTGCGCCTACATTGGGCGCTCCCGACGCCGGCTATCCTGCGCTCGGCCCGGCACCCGGAACCTACGTACTCGACTGAACCCACACACACGGCCTATCTTTCCCGGTTCGCTTTTCGCGGCCTGCGTGTGATCGGCCTGTGTCTTTACGACCATCCCAACCCCTGCAAGGACACCTTTGATGACGGCCCGCAAGTATCTGATTCCAGCCATCGTCCTGATCGCGGCTCTGACCGTCTATTATGGATGGCACGCCTTGCAGGATCGCGGTCCCGGCGAAGGTTTTGTCAGCGGCAATGGGCGCATCGAAGCCACCGAAATCGACATTGCCACCAAACTGCCCGGACGCATTCAAGACGTGCTGGTCAAGGAAGGGGAGTTCGTGGCGGCCGGCCAGACGTTGGCGCGCATGCAGGTCGATACACTTAATGCGCAGCGCGACGAAGCCCTGGCTCAACATCAGCAAGCCGTGCATGCCGCCGCCAGCGCCAAGGCCCAGATCGCTCTGCGTGAAAGCGACAAAGTCGCTGCCCAGGCCGTCGTTGCGCAACGCAACAGCGAACTGGATGCGGCGCAGCGGCGCCTGAAGCGATCCCAGACGCTGGCGCAAGAAGGAGCCTTGTCCATTCAGGAACTGGACGACAACCGCGCCCGCCTGCACAGCGCCACGGCGGCCGTTGCGGCCGCCCGCGCCCAGGTGGCCGCTACCGAGGCCGCGATACAGGCCGCCCAGGCACAGGAAATCGGCGCTCGCTCGGCCGTGGGTGCTGCACAGGCCAGCATTACACGCATCGAGGCCGACATCCGGGACAGCGAACTGCGCGCGCCGCGCGCCGGACGTATTCAATACCTGATAGCCCATAGCGGCGAAGTGCTGGCTGCCGGAGGCAAGGTATTAAATCTGGTTGATCTGGCCGATGTCTACATGACCTTCTTTCTTCCCGAACAAGCCGTTGGCCGGGTGGCATTGGGCACCGAGGTCCACATCGTTCTGGACGCTGCGCCACAGTATGTCATTCCTGCCGCCGTCAGCTATGTGGCCAGCACGGCTCAGTTCACGCCGAAAACGGTGGAAACCGCCAGCGAACGGCAGAAACTGATGTTCCGCGTCAAAGCTCAGATCAATGCGGATCTGCTGCAAAAACATCTGGCCCAGGTCAAGACCGGCCTGCCCGGCATGGCCTGGATCAAGCTGGATGACCAGGCCGCGTGGCCATCCGATCTTGAAATTCGGGTGCCCTGATGGAGGTGGCCCGGCTTGACGGCGTAACGCTGCGCTATGGCCAGACTCTTGCCTTGGATACCCTTAGCCAAGGCATTCCATCCGGTTGCATGGTCGGCCTGATCGGTCCTGACGGAGTAGGTAAATCCAGCTTGTTGGCGCTGCTGGCAGGCGCACGCGCCGTCCATGAAGGCAAAGTCTGGGTACTAGGCGGTGATATGGCCAATGTCGGCCACCGCGAAGCCATCTGCCCCCGCATCGCCTACATGCCCCAGGGCCTGGGAAAAAACCTCTATCACACCCTGTCAGTCGAAGAAAACCTGCAGTTCTTCGGTCGCCTGTTCGGCCACGATGCCGCCGAACGCCGTCAACGCATCGACAGGCTCACTCAAGCCACGGGACTGTCCGCCTTCTTGGCACGCCCGGCCGGCAAACTATCCGGTGGAATGAAGCAAAAACTGGGATTGTGCTGCGCACTCATCCACGATCCGGACCTGCTCATCCTGGACGAACCCACCACCGGCGTCGATCCCCTGGCCCGCGCCCAGTTCTGGGAACTGATCAGCGCCATACGCCAGGACCGTCCAGGCATGAGCGTCATCGTCGCCACCGCGTATATGGACGAGGCACAGGACTTCGACTGGCTGATCGCGATGGACGCCGGCCGTATTCTGGCAGCCAGCACCCCCGATCAACTGCGGCAATCCACCGGTTGCGACTCATTGGAAGCGGCTTTCATCGCCCTGCTGCCCCAAGAAAAAACCCGTGATCACCGCCCCGTCGAGTTTGTGCCTCTGGAGCTGGACGATTCAGCCGAGATCGCCATCCAGGCTCAGGACCTGACCATGCGCTTTGGCGACTTTATTGCCGTGGATCACGTGAACTTCCAGATCCGACGTGGTGAAATCTTCGGCTTTCTGGGCTCGAACGGCTGTGGAAAATCGACCACCATGAAAATGCTGACCGGCCTGCTGCCTGCCAGCGAAGGGCAGGCCTGGCTGTTCGGCCACCCGGTCGACCCGCGCGACATCGACACGCGCCGGCGCGTGGGCTACATGTCGCAAGCCTTCTCCTTGTATGGCGAGCTGACCGTACGCCAGAACCTTGTGCTGCACGCCCGCCTGTTTCACGTGCCCGCCGCGCAGATCGACACCCGCGTCCAAGAAATGGCACAGCGCTTCGATTTGGTCCAGGTCATGGACGAACTGCCCGAAAAACTGCCGCTGGGCGTGCGCCAGCGGCTATCGCTGGCAGTGGCTATGGTCCACAAACCGGAGCTACTGATTCTGGACGAGCCCACATCCGGCGTCGATCCGGTAGCGCGCGACAATTTCTGGCACCTGCTGATCCGACTGGCTCGCCAAGACAAGGTCACGATTTTCATCTCCACCCATTTCATGAACGAGGCCCAGCGCTGCGACCGCATCTCGCTGATGCATGCCGGACGTGTGCTGGTCAGCGACACGCCCGAACACATTACCCGCCAGTGCGGCACCGCCACCCTGGAACAGGCCTTTATTGACCATCTGCTGCAAGCTGGAGCCGGTACCCCGCCCGCCCCTCCGAACACCGCCGCGCCGCAGGAACACGCGAAGCCCTCTGCCCAACACCACAAAGGCTTTAGCCTGAACCGTGCCGCCAGCTATATGTGGCGCGAAGCGCTGGAGCTGCAGCGTGATCCTGTGCGCGCCACCCTGGCACTGGTGGGCTCGATTCTTTTGATGTTCGTCATGGGCTTTGGCATCAGCATGGACGTCGAAGACCTGCGCTATGCCGTGCTGGACCGCGACCAGACCGGGCTTAGCCAGAACTACGCTCTGAACCTGTCCGGCTCACGCTACTTTATCGAACAGCCTCCCATTACCGACTACACCCAGTTGGACCGCCGCATGCGCTCAGGCGAACTCGCCCTGGCCATCGAGATCCCCCCCGGCTTTGCCCGCGACCTGCAGCGCGGCCTGCCGGTGCAGATCGGTGTCTGGATCGACGGTGCCATGCCCCAGCGCGCCGAAACAGTCCGGGGTTATGCGCAAGGCATACACCAAAACTGGCTGATGGAGCAGGCACGTCAACAATATGGAACCACATTCAACCCACCAGCCAGCATAGAAACCCGCTTTCGCTACAACCCGGATGTGCGCAGCCTGCCGGCCATGGTGCCGGCCATCATCCCTTTACTGCTGCTGATGCTGCCAGCCATGCTGACCGCCCTGTCGGTAGTGCGTGAAAAAGAACTGGGCTCCATCATCAACCTGTATGTCACCCCGGTCACCCGCCTGGAATTTCTGTTAGGCAAACAAGC encodes:
- the rbbA gene encoding ribosome-associated ATPase/putative transporter RbbA; this encodes MEVARLDGVTLRYGQTLALDTLSQGIPSGCMVGLIGPDGVGKSSLLALLAGARAVHEGKVWVLGGDMANVGHREAICPRIAYMPQGLGKNLYHTLSVEENLQFFGRLFGHDAAERRQRIDRLTQATGLSAFLARPAGKLSGGMKQKLGLCCALIHDPDLLILDEPTTGVDPLARAQFWELISAIRQDRPGMSVIVATAYMDEAQDFDWLIAMDAGRILAASTPDQLRQSTGCDSLEAAFIALLPQEKTRDHRPVEFVPLELDDSAEIAIQAQDLTMRFGDFIAVDHVNFQIRRGEIFGFLGSNGCGKSTTMKMLTGLLPASEGQAWLFGHPVDPRDIDTRRRVGYMSQAFSLYGELTVRQNLVLHARLFHVPAAQIDTRVQEMAQRFDLVQVMDELPEKLPLGVRQRLSLAVAMVHKPELLILDEPTSGVDPVARDNFWHLLIRLARQDKVTIFISTHFMNEAQRCDRISLMHAGRVLVSDTPEHITRQCGTATLEQAFIDHLLQAGAGTPPAPPNTAAPQEHAKPSAQHHKGFSLNRAASYMWREALELQRDPVRATLALVGSILLMFVMGFGISMDVEDLRYAVLDRDQTGLSQNYALNLSGSRYFIEQPPITDYTQLDRRMRSGELALAIEIPPGFARDLQRGLPVQIGVWIDGAMPQRAETVRGYAQGIHQNWLMEQARQQYGTTFNPPASIETRFRYNPDVRSLPAMVPAIIPLLLLMLPAMLTALSVVREKELGSIINLYVTPVTRLEFLLGKQAPYIVLAMANFLLMVLLAVTVFDVPISGSVPALLLAALIFSVAATGIGLLASSFTRSQIAALFFTMLGTLMPAIQFAGLLNPVSSLEGSGRLIGEIYPATYMLTISRGIFSKALTLADLGSQFWPMMASVPLILGAAVWLLRKQES
- the miaA gene encoding tRNA (adenosine(37)-N6)-dimethylallyltransferase MiaA, producing the protein MTELPILCLAGPTASGKSATTHTLAQHWPIEIIVMDSATIYRGMDIGTAKPSAQEQAAIPHHLLDIRDPAERYSAAQFAADAQALIQDIRTRGHLPLLCGGTMLYYKALREGLNELPGADQSIRDQLDEHARQEGWPAVHARLALVDPDTAARLAPNDSQRIQRALEIYLSSGRPMSAWLQEQRPAQNDGLRYITLSLEPSDRLQLHGRIAQRYRSMLEQGLLDEVRRLYARGDLHAGLPSVRCVGYRQIWDYLDGAISLENAIDQAIAATRQLAKRQLTWLRSEPGRHHVDCLASDAPQQIVDIVQRYWPRP
- a CDS encoding HlyD family secretion protein; translation: MTARKYLIPAIVLIAALTVYYGWHALQDRGPGEGFVSGNGRIEATEIDIATKLPGRIQDVLVKEGEFVAAGQTLARMQVDTLNAQRDEALAQHQQAVHAAASAKAQIALRESDKVAAQAVVAQRNSELDAAQRRLKRSQTLAQEGALSIQELDDNRARLHSATAAVAAARAQVAATEAAIQAAQAQEIGARSAVGAAQASITRIEADIRDSELRAPRAGRIQYLIAHSGEVLAAGGKVLNLVDLADVYMTFFLPEQAVGRVALGTEVHIVLDAAPQYVIPAAVSYVASTAQFTPKTVETASERQKLMFRVKAQINADLLQKHLAQVKTGLPGMAWIKLDDQAAWPSDLEIRVP
- a CDS encoding PHA/PHB synthase family protein, translating into MSNGRTRPLDQAAQALDNAAAAALARWTGSLSPAAGLLAWTDWASHLANAPGKRLALADLAWRQAAQLIQSLTLGTAHDHEPDHRFADPAWQQWPFNLYHQQFVSAQRWWEAATRQVPGVAPHHAQVTAFAARQWLDMFSPGNGLFSNPLVLRQTLKEGGLNLLRGAQYALDDGLRQVSGRPPAGAEHFRPGHEVAVTPGQVVYRNALMELLQYAPSTPTVHPEPVLIVPAWIMKYYILDLSAHNSLIAYLVSQGFTVFCISWKNPGTAERNLGMDDYLRDGIGAALTAIQHIVPKQKIHATGYCLGGTLLAIAAAALARDGDTSLASLSLFTAQTDFSEPGELSLFIDDSQIHMLQAQMGRKGYLSAEQMAGAFQMLRSYDLLWSRLVNEYLLGQRHPMSDLMAWNSDATRMPARMHTEYLHRLFLNNDLAQNRYLVDGRPLTLGQIQMPLFVVGTETDHVAPWRSVYKLHFLSPAELTFVLTRGGHNAGIVSEPGHPRRNYRMQCRAANAPGIPAEQWLEQAPQHEGSWWPAWTQWLATRSGPATAPAPTLGAPDAGYPALGPAPGTYVLD